Within Metabacillus sp. KUDC1714, the genomic segment GATTCTTTTGCTTCACACAGTTTCGAAAGATAATGCTGAAGCGCTTGATCAAGCAATTGTTGATTTAGAGAAGCAAGGCTATATTTTTAAAAGCTTGGATGATTTGATGATCAATAAAATGATCGATCACCCTTATTTATTTTCCCTTTGATAATCAACGCCCGCACACCCGTTACTTCAGTGATGGGTTAGGGCGTTTTTTTTAATTTTTTTTAAAATAAAATGAAAAACTAAATACAAACAAGTGTTCCTATTGTTATAATTTAACTATCTTATATCTTATCGAGCAAGGGGTGTGGACATGGCACGTAAAACAGTAAAACAACGTAATAAAGAACTAGCGAAAGATGGAGTTCAATTACACCATTATGGATTTAAAATGCGTGCCATAGCAACGCCTGAACAATTAGAGAAAATGTATCAATTTGCTGGTTGTGCTCGTTTTGCATATAATTTTTACCTTAATGAAAAACAAGAGGTTTACCGTAAAACGGGAGAAACTCTCAAATATGGTGAGTTCAAAAAAGCGTTTAATGGACTGAAAGACCATCCTGAATTTCTTTGGTTAAAACAAACAGATAAATTTGTTTTAGAGTGTGGGATGGAACAAGTGGAGGATGCGTTTGACCGCTTTTTTAAAGGGCAAAACAAATATCCGAAGTTTAAATCAAAACATAATTCTAAACAAAGTTTCTCTACCAAATCAACAAACGGAAACATCAAACTAGATGTTGAAAATAATCAAGTCAAACTCCCTAAAATTGGGTGGGTTAAAGTTAAATTTTCAAAGAAACAACGTAAATTGTATCAGGAAAATGGCTTTAACGCTCAAATTAAAGGTGCTACTGTTTCCATTCATAGCAGTGGCCAAGTCCATATTTCAATGAAATTAGAAGAAGTAATCCCAATGAAACAAGAAACAGATTGGTCTTCTATTTCTGATGACCAAATCATCGGCTGCGACTTGGGTTTAACCCATTTTTTAATTGACTCTAATGGGAATAAAATCGATAATCCCCGTTATTTAAAAAACGATCTGTACAAATTAGCAAAATTACAACGTCAATTAAAAAACAAAATAAAGGGTTCTTCTAATTACAAAAAACTGCAAAAAAAGATAGCAAAACTACACTTAAAAATCAGTAATACTCGAAAAGACTTTTTGCACCAACAATCAAGGAAACTCGTTAACGAAAACCAAGTTATCGTGTTGGAGGATTTAAATGTAAGAGGTCTCATTAAAAACAAAAAATTGGCTCGTAGTATCTCCGATGTAAGTTGGTCAATGTTTGTTGCCTTTGTTTCTTACAAAGCTAATTGGGATGGTAAAAAAGTTGTACTCATTGACCGTTTCTTTGCCTCTTCGAAGCAATGTAATAGTTGTAAAAGTAAAAATACACTTTTATCCCTTTCTAATCGTATTTGGGTGTGCCCAAACTGCGGTACAGAACATGATAGAGATGAAAATTCAGCGAAAAATATAAAAGAAGAAGGCATTCGCATATTGCAAAACCTTCCATAACCAGCATAATATTTTCTATTTCACCGCAGGAACTGCGGGGTGTGCCTGTCAGCATCAAAGGTGCTGTTTAGTGAGCTCCGGCTTACTAATGGAGAGAGTGTAAGACGTTCTATAATGGAATGCAGTTCTCAATGAAACAGGAATTTTACGGCATAAATAAGGTCAAATAATCGAGTTATTTTCAGTCCGAAGGGCTGTTAGAAACTCGCGACTTTAGTCGTGAGAGGTTCATGATAGATCTCACAGGGTTTTTTGTTGGTCATAGAAAGCAAACATTACGTAATGCTATAATAGGCAATAAAAAGAAGCAAAGGATGCGAAAGCAATGTGGAAGGAAATTGTTGCAGCCGAAGGCCCATATGATTTTGATCGAGTGTTAGATCGACTTTCATTAGATCCTGTTATTTTTCTTAATAAAGATGATAGATTTGTAAAGGTTCCAGTAGTCATAGACGAAAATCCTTTTGTCATAAAAGTACAAGCTGTTGGTTCAATAATGAATCCTAGCTTTGAAATTAGTGGAAGTGATGAAAGTGTGAAAGAACTTGCGTTAAAGGCAGTGCAAAGGATCTTTCAGTGGGATTTTTCATTACATACACTTGGATTACACTTTCAATCAACAAACATTGCAGAAATCTTTAGGCAGCATGCAGGGACACCAATTGTGTTAGAATTTAATCTTTATAGCTGTTTAATGAAATGTATCATTCATCAACAGTTGAATTTAGCGTTTGCTCACACATTAACAAAGCGATTTGTGACTACATTTGGCTATCAAGTTGACGATGTTTGGTTTTATCCAAAACCGGAAACTATAGCAGCTTTAGAGTATGAAGACTTAAAGGCTTTGCAATTCAGTGGTAGAAAAGCAGAATATGTCATTGATACTTCACGACTTATCTCACAGGGGAAGTTAAATTTATCCGAACTGGACATGCTGTCTGATGAAGAGATTATGAAAAAGCTAATCAAAGTACGGGGGATTGGCCCTTGGACAGTTCAAAATCTATTATTAGCAGGATTAGGGCGACCAAACCTTTTTCCGAAAGCTGATATTGGGATTCAAAAAGCCATTCAAAAGCATTTCAACCTTGAGAGAAAGCCAACAAGTGAGGAAATGGATCAATATAGTAAGCTATGGGCGCCATATTTAAGCTACGCTACATTATATTTATGGAGAAGCATTGAGTAGAAACGGAGCGTTTTAATAATGAAAGATAAAAAGCAGGACAATCAAATAAAAATAACCCAAGGTCAAACCTTTCCGTTAACAATTAAAAGGCTAGGAATCAATGGGGAAGGAGTTGGATATTTTAAAAGGCAGGTTGTCTTCGTACCTGGTGCACTTCCAGGCGAAGAGGTACTAGTTGAAGCTACAAAGATTCAACCGAAATTCGCAGAGGGAATAGTAAAAAAAATTCGTAAGCAATCACCTTTCCGGGTAAAACCACCATGTCCAATTTATGAAGAATGTGGAGGATGTCAGCTTCAGCATTTAGCTTATGACCAACAGCTTAAGGAAAAACGGGATATCGTTTTGCAGTCGATGGAACGTCATACAAAGCTAAAGGTAGATAAACTCGATATTCGTCCTACCATTGGTATGGAAGAGCCTTGGAATTATCGCAACAAAAGTCAATTTCAAGTCGGCCAACAAAAAAATGGGAAGGTAATTGCAGGCTTATATGGTCTTGACTCACACCGATTAATTCCAATTCAAAATTGTATGGTTCAGCATCCACTAACAAATAAAGTATCAGAGGAAGTAAAACAAATTCTCGAAGACTTCAATGTACCAATCTATGATGAACGAAAACGGAAGGGTATTGTCCGAACAATTGTGACCCGTGCAGGTTTTCAATCAGGTGAAGTTCAAGTGGTTCTAATTACAACGCAAAAAGAAGTTCCGCGTAAAAAATTAATTATGGCTGAGATTCAGAAAAGATTACCAGAAGTAAAATCACTCGTGCAAAACATAAATGGAAATAAGACTTCTCTAATCTTTGGAGAAAAAACGATTCACCTTAGTGGTGAGGAAGTAATCCAAGAAACACTTGGAGATCTTAGCTTCGAACTTTCAGCACGTGCCTTCTTCCAGCTAAATCCTGTTCAAACCGTTAAGCTATACGACGAGGTGAAAAAGGCAGCAAACCTTACTGGTAAGGAAAAAATTGCTGATGCATATTGTGGTGTAGGAACAATTGGGTTATGGCTAGCAAGTGGTGCTAGCGAAGTTCGTGGGATGGATACAATTGAAGCCGCGATTATTGATGCCCAGTATAATGCAAAAAGGCATGAAATTGAGAATGCGACCTATGTAACAGGAACTGCGGAACATTGGCTTCCAAAATGGGTTGATGAAGGATGGCGCCCAGATGTTGTAGTTGTCGATCCTCCAAGGACCGGATGTGACCGTAAGTTGTTGGATGCGATAAAAAAGGTGAAGCCGAAGAAGTTTGTTTATGTTTCATGTAATCCTTCAACGCTTGCTAAGGATATAGATTATTTGTCCAAGGATTATAAGGTTGAGTATATTCAGCCGGTGGATATGTTTCCGCATACGGCACATGTGGAGTGCGTCTCGCAACTCATTTTAAAAGAAGGCAACTAACAATCGCTAGTTGCCTTTGTGCGATTTTCTCAATAGTTTTTAACAAATTATAAATGTTCAAATGTACTTGTGTTTGATAATAAGTTATTAAGCATGATATAAGTGTAAAAGAAATAGAACATTTGGCTTTATATCTTTGGACCGAGAGTTTGAAGTTGTATCCATAGTGAGAGGATTTGAGTTTGAAATGATAGATAATTTTTGGCGTGATTTACCACGACCATTTTTTGTACTTGCACCAATGGAAGATGTGACAGATGTTGTTTTTCGTCACGTAGTTAGTGCAGCCGGTCGACCGGATGTATTTTTCACAGAGTTTACAAACTCGGATAGCTATTGTCATCCAGAGGGCATGAAAAGTGTGCGTGGCCGTTTGACTTTTACAGAAGATGAACAGCCAATGGTGGCACATATTTGGGGGGATAATCCCGAATATTTCCGTCAAATGAGTATTGGCATGGCAGAGCTAGGATTTAAAGGCATCGATATTAATATGGGCTGCCCTGTACCGAATGTAGCATCGAGAGGGAAGGGTAGTGGCCTAATTCTGCGTCCAGACGTTGCCGCAGAACTTATTCAAGCAGCAAAAGTGGGCGGACTGCCTGTCAGCGTGAAAACACGACTTGGCTATAAGGACGTTCAGGAGTGGGAGGAGTGGTTAACGCATATTTTAAAACAGGATATTGCGAACCTTTCTATTCATTTACGTACAAGAAAGGAAATGAGCCAAGTAGATGCGCATTGGGAGCTAATTCCGGAAATTAAAAAATTACGTGACCGTATCGCACCAAATACGCTGCTAACAATCAATGGAGACATTCCTGATCGTCAAACTGGGCTGCAGCTTGCTGAACAATATGGAATTGATGGCGTTATGATCGGGCGAGGTATTTTTAAAAATCCTTTTGCTTTTGAAAAAGAGCCTAAAGAGCATAGCAGTAAAGAATACCTTGATCTTTTAAGACTGCAGCTTGATCTTCAAGATCAATATGCGGAAGCACTACCACGTTCAATCACAGGGCTTCATCGCTTTTTCAAGATTTATGTCAAAGGATTCCGTGGAGCTGGTGAATTAAGAAATCAATTGATGAACACGAAATCAACAGATGAAGTGCGTGCATTGCTTGATAACTTTGAAAAAGAATGTTGATGGAACGGGGACAGTGAAATGATGTAACTCTCAAAAATTTAGAGAAAAAATGAATCACATCAACTCATATGTACTTATTTTATTCAGTTTCAAGTTCCTTTGCAGCGGCAACTTTTGTTTTGATAAAGTCTGTTTTCTAAAAAGAAAAAGATCTTAAGAATGTAATAAACCCACCAGCACCTTTGTGTTGCCAAATGCATCTGCCCATGTGGAGTGTGTGTCACAGTGAGTTTTAAAAATGTAACCTATAAATAAACTCTTGCTAAACCGACCCTGATTTCGTTTGAAAAATCTTTTGCGATTTCGGGGTCTTTTTCTGCTCAAAACCTTGCCGATTCAGTATTTCATCGAATTTCTATTGTCTCTAATGTATACTGTAAATATCCTGTTAACAAACTAGGATAATCTTTTTCTAGGAGTTTTACGATGAAATTAGATTGTTTGATTGTTGATGATGAGATTGCTTTAGCTGAAACAACTTGTGAATATTTTAATATGTTTGAAGTCAAAACGGCATTTGTGACAGGTACTGAAGAGTGTGAACGTTTTTTGAAGGAACATGAACCATCATTGATTCTTCTTGATATTAATCTTGGGAATTCTTCTGGATTTGATTTATGTAAAAAATTGCGCCGAACAACGCAGGTTCCGATTCTTTTTATCAGTGCACGTTCTAGCGATGATGATGTTCTAATTGCGCTAAACATAGGTGGAGACGATTACATTCAAAAGCCATATACATTAAGCATCTTACTAGCAAAAGTAAAAGCAGTACTCAAAAGATATGGCAGTGGTTCTAGTAACCTACAAGAAGTTTTAGAGTTTGGACAGATCCAAATTGATACAAAGCTGCACCGTGTACGAGTAAATGGTGTTGTTATTCAACTAAAAACGATGGAATATAAACTTCTGTCTTACCTTGCAAAAAATAAAAACCGGATCATCACAAAAGATGAATTGTTTCAAAATGTATGGGAAGATTCTTTTGTAGGGGATGGGACCCTAAATGTTCATATTCGCCATTTACGGGAGAAAATTGAGAGTAATCCAAAGGATCCGCAATTTATAAAAACTGTTTGGGGAACAGGATATGTTCTAGAGGATAGCAACTAATGAAAATAAAATTTCTAATTGTAACAATTCTGGTTGTTTTTAGTGTGAGTATTGTTCTCTCCGTAATAGTTATTAAAAATAAAAATTTTACAGATGTAGATGTTGTAGCCATAAATGATGTGATTAAAACTGTCGAGAAAAATTGGGGACAAGTTAGTGAAGAAACTTTTCAAAACAGTGACTTAAAACAACCATTTTCTATAATAGATCATTTGGGAAACGTGATTTATCAAACATCAGATAATCACTTTATCGATTTATACGATTCCATAAAAAATAGGGACACAATTATAGATCTGAAGCAAGATGACGAGAGTGTAGGGAAAATAATTATTCACAACAACGAACAAGAAATAGTGCAACAAATGAAAAGTGAATTGGTCACATTTGTAAGTTTGATATTTGGTGTATTAATGATTTTTAGTATTCTTTATATTATCTATATTTATAGAACGATATTGAAACCATTTCAGCAGCTTCAAAATTTTGCAGCGAGCGTTGCTAGAGGGAATCTAGATATACCTTTAAATATGGACAAGAACAATTACTTTGGTGCGTTCACGGAAAGTTTTGATTTATTGCGTGAAGAACTAGGGTGTGCACGCCAAAGAGAGTATGAATCCAATCGTAGTAAGAAAGAGCTTGTGGCTACATTAAGTCATGATGTTAAGACACCTGTCGCTTCAATCAAAGCGATTAGTGAATTAATGCTAATGCAGGCAAATGAGGATAAGGTGATTAAGCAAGTGAATACGATCTATTCGAAAGCAGAGCAAATTGACTTACTTGTTACGGATATGTTTCACGCCACATTAGAAGAACTGCAACAATTAAAATTAACGGTAACTGAAGTATCGAGTGAAATGCTTGTTGATATGATTGAGAACGTCAATTATGATGATCAAATCTTCTATGATCCAATTCCACAATGTATTATTTTAACGGATCCCGTCCGTATGCAGCAGGTAATAGACAATATTATAAGTAATTCATATAAATATGCAGGTACAAAGGTCACTATTAAGTCTCAAATCTATCAGGGTTATCTTGAACTCCACGTTATAGACTTCGGATCAGGAATTAGTGAAGAAGAATTACCTCTCCTGTTCAATAAATATTATCGAGGAAGAAATGTGAAAGGTAAGAATGGTTCAGGACTTGGTCTATATATATCAAAGTACTTCATGGAAAATATGTATGGCCATATTAGCTGTTACAACCGAGAAGATGGTTTTACAGTAGCATTGAAAATCAAGCTTGCATGATGAATTAAGAATTAGTTAAGAATTGCACAAAGACTTAATAAGAACTCATTTTGTATGATAAGACTGTAATCTACTTTACAGTCTTTTTTTTATAGCGCGAAAATAAGAAATATTAAAATAAAGGGGGATGGGAGCAAATTATGACAAAAACAATTATTAGAACGGAGAAGCTGTGTAAAACCTTCTCTAGCGGTGGAATTCAGCAGCATGTTTTAAAAAACCTAGATATCAGTTTAGTAGAAGGGGATTTTACAATCATAATGGGGAGTTCAGGGTCTGGGAAATCTACTTTACTTTACGCAATTAGTGGTATGGATAAACCGACATTAGGTGAAATCGATTTTGCTGGAAAAAATTTAGCTAATTTAAGCAACGACCAATTAGCGGTATTTAGAAGAAATCATTGTGGCTTTGTCTTCCAACAAATTTATTTACTAGACAATATGAGCGTACTCGATAATGTACTGGCAAGTGGTCTTTTAATAAATAAAAATAAGCGGGAACTCGTTAAAAAAGCGAAAGAACGATTACTACAAGTAGGGATTAGTGAAAACTCATGGTCTAAATTTCCAACTCAGCTTTCTGGTGGTGAGGCACAACGAGTTGGGATTGTAAGAGCAATAATTAACAGCCCGAAAGTATTATTTGCAGATGAACCAACTGGTGCGTTAAATTCTGCATCTAGTGATCGTGTTTTAGATGTATTAACGAATGTAAATCGTAATGGACAAAGTATTGTCTTGGTAACTCATGATATTAAAACTGCATTACGTGGAAATCGAATTATATATTTGAGAGATGGCGTAATTTGCGGTGACTTGCATTTAGGTGTATACAGTGAGAATGAGAAATTTGAGCGCCATGGAAAGCTCAAACACTTCCTTGCAGAAATGGGGTGGTAAGGTGAAGATTATGAATCTAGCTATGGCGAATATTAGAAAAAGTAAATCTGCTACAGCTTCTTTATTTATATTTATTTTGGTGGCTTCGCTACTACTAAATATAGGACTAATGGTCATTACTCAACTAAATACATTTTTTGATAATAAAATTGAACAATTAAAAGATCCTCATGTAACGTTTGTTATGGATCATGAAAGTTATCAACCGACATATAGGGAATTTTTAGAGAACTATCCTGGGGTAACAGAGACGGAAATAGAAGATATTATAAATATGGACATTGCTAATTTTACATTTGGTAATGGTGAATTAACGAGTAGTGCCATTATTTTTAATGCGGATACA encodes:
- a CDS encoding HAMP domain-containing sensor histidine kinase, whose amino-acid sequence is MKIKFLIVTILVVFSVSIVLSVIVIKNKNFTDVDVVAINDVIKTVEKNWGQVSEETFQNSDLKQPFSIIDHLGNVIYQTSDNHFIDLYDSIKNRDTIIDLKQDDESVGKIIIHNNEQEIVQQMKSELVTFVSLIFGVLMIFSILYIIYIYRTILKPFQQLQNFAASVARGNLDIPLNMDKNNYFGAFTESFDLLREELGCARQREYESNRSKKELVATLSHDVKTPVASIKAISELMLMQANEDKVIKQVNTIYSKAEQIDLLVTDMFHATLEELQQLKLTVTEVSSEMLVDMIENVNYDDQIFYDPIPQCIILTDPVRMQQVIDNIISNSYKYAGTKVTIKSQIYQGYLELHVIDFGSGISEEELPLLFNKYYRGRNVKGKNGSGLGLYISKYFMENMYGHISCYNREDGFTVALKIKLA
- the rlmD gene encoding 23S rRNA (uracil(1939)-C(5))-methyltransferase RlmD; amino-acid sequence: MKDKKQDNQIKITQGQTFPLTIKRLGINGEGVGYFKRQVVFVPGALPGEEVLVEATKIQPKFAEGIVKKIRKQSPFRVKPPCPIYEECGGCQLQHLAYDQQLKEKRDIVLQSMERHTKLKVDKLDIRPTIGMEEPWNYRNKSQFQVGQQKNGKVIAGLYGLDSHRLIPIQNCMVQHPLTNKVSEEVKQILEDFNVPIYDERKRKGIVRTIVTRAGFQSGEVQVVLITTQKEVPRKKLIMAEIQKRLPEVKSLVQNINGNKTSLIFGEKTIHLSGEEVIQETLGDLSFELSARAFFQLNPVQTVKLYDEVKKAANLTGKEKIADAYCGVGTIGLWLASGASEVRGMDTIEAAIIDAQYNAKRHEIENATYVTGTAEHWLPKWVDEGWRPDVVVVDPPRTGCDRKLLDAIKKVKPKKFVYVSCNPSTLAKDIDYLSKDYKVEYIQPVDMFPHTAHVECVSQLILKEGN
- a CDS encoding response regulator transcription factor; the protein is MKLDCLIVDDEIALAETTCEYFNMFEVKTAFVTGTEECERFLKEHEPSLILLDINLGNSSGFDLCKKLRRTTQVPILFISARSSDDDVLIALNIGGDDYIQKPYTLSILLAKVKAVLKRYGSGSSNLQEVLEFGQIQIDTKLHRVRVNGVVIQLKTMEYKLLSYLAKNKNRIITKDELFQNVWEDSFVGDGTLNVHIRHLREKIESNPKDPQFIKTVWGTGYVLEDSN
- a CDS encoding DNA-3-methyladenine glycosylase family protein, with protein sequence MWKEIVAAEGPYDFDRVLDRLSLDPVIFLNKDDRFVKVPVVIDENPFVIKVQAVGSIMNPSFEISGSDESVKELALKAVQRIFQWDFSLHTLGLHFQSTNIAEIFRQHAGTPIVLEFNLYSCLMKCIIHQQLNLAFAHTLTKRFVTTFGYQVDDVWFYPKPETIAALEYEDLKALQFSGRKAEYVIDTSRLISQGKLNLSELDMLSDEEIMKKLIKVRGIGPWTVQNLLLAGLGRPNLFPKADIGIQKAIQKHFNLERKPTSEEMDQYSKLWAPYLSYATLYLWRSIE
- a CDS encoding RNA-guided endonuclease TnpB family protein → MARKTVKQRNKELAKDGVQLHHYGFKMRAIATPEQLEKMYQFAGCARFAYNFYLNEKQEVYRKTGETLKYGEFKKAFNGLKDHPEFLWLKQTDKFVLECGMEQVEDAFDRFFKGQNKYPKFKSKHNSKQSFSTKSTNGNIKLDVENNQVKLPKIGWVKVKFSKKQRKLYQENGFNAQIKGATVSIHSSGQVHISMKLEEVIPMKQETDWSSISDDQIIGCDLGLTHFLIDSNGNKIDNPRYLKNDLYKLAKLQRQLKNKIKGSSNYKKLQKKIAKLHLKISNTRKDFLHQQSRKLVNENQVIVLEDLNVRGLIKNKKLARSISDVSWSMFVAFVSYKANWDGKKVVLIDRFFASSKQCNSCKSKNTLLSLSNRIWVCPNCGTEHDRDENSAKNIKEEGIRILQNLP
- a CDS encoding tRNA dihydrouridine synthase, with the translated sequence MIDNFWRDLPRPFFVLAPMEDVTDVVFRHVVSAAGRPDVFFTEFTNSDSYCHPEGMKSVRGRLTFTEDEQPMVAHIWGDNPEYFRQMSIGMAELGFKGIDINMGCPVPNVASRGKGSGLILRPDVAAELIQAAKVGGLPVSVKTRLGYKDVQEWEEWLTHILKQDIANLSIHLRTRKEMSQVDAHWELIPEIKKLRDRIAPNTLLTINGDIPDRQTGLQLAEQYGIDGVMIGRGIFKNPFAFEKEPKEHSSKEYLDLLRLQLDLQDQYAEALPRSITGLHRFFKIYVKGFRGAGELRNQLMNTKSTDEVRALLDNFEKEC
- a CDS encoding ABC transporter ATP-binding protein; translation: MTKTIIRTEKLCKTFSSGGIQQHVLKNLDISLVEGDFTIIMGSSGSGKSTLLYAISGMDKPTLGEIDFAGKNLANLSNDQLAVFRRNHCGFVFQQIYLLDNMSVLDNVLASGLLINKNKRELVKKAKERLLQVGISENSWSKFPTQLSGGEAQRVGIVRAIINSPKVLFADEPTGALNSASSDRVLDVLTNVNRNGQSIVLVTHDIKTALRGNRIIYLRDGVICGDLHLGVYSENEKFERHGKLKHFLAEMGW